Proteins encoded together in one uncultured Desulfosarcina sp. window:
- a CDS encoding serine protease: protein MIRAILAFHLVLLASGTGLALEGAVCPDMERPFAAPASEVVEVIAEWFGNRGYTIHKEYPRPGVVHLKAWNARDEWEITVRPRSALAAVATVVHVNAADGGSICRQLREYVDGYLLAASPGLPAAAANRPRTVPTAVLDHMEATVCIRAHTEKSSIQCSGFIVDPAGLVLCTAHDLTGHQRVTLTFNDGASAPGEVIRLDLRRDLALVECLPGDWGFVPLSNGRNLLGMGESVFSIGCPNNLRGTLASGTVNGPPRRVADQPYWQVNMDIQPGSSGSPVFDAHGRLVAVVKGRYRGTSTVGFLIPLETVYAFLLNSRN from the coding sequence ATGATCCGCGCAATTCTCGCTTTTCATCTGGTATTGTTGGCATCCGGAACCGGGCTTGCTTTAGAGGGCGCCGTCTGCCCGGATATGGAGCGCCCGTTCGCGGCCCCTGCAAGCGAAGTGGTGGAAGTGATCGCCGAATGGTTCGGCAACCGGGGATATACCATCCATAAGGAATATCCACGCCCCGGGGTCGTCCATCTAAAGGCCTGGAATGCCCGCGATGAATGGGAGATTACCGTCAGGCCCCGATCGGCCCTGGCCGCCGTAGCCACGGTGGTCCATGTCAACGCCGCCGACGGCGGATCGATCTGCCGGCAATTGAGGGAGTATGTCGACGGGTACCTTCTGGCAGCGTCGCCCGGTTTGCCGGCGGCTGCCGCCAACCGCCCCCGGACCGTTCCCACGGCCGTGCTGGACCACATGGAGGCAACGGTCTGCATTCGGGCGCATACCGAGAAGAGCAGCATCCAATGCTCCGGATTCATCGTCGATCCGGCAGGCCTGGTACTATGCACGGCCCACGACCTGACCGGCCACCAGCGGGTTACACTGACGTTCAATGACGGCGCCAGTGCGCCCGGCGAGGTGATCCGGCTGGACCTGCGCCGGGACCTGGCCCTGGTTGAATGTCTGCCCGGAGACTGGGGGTTCGTACCCCTGTCCAACGGAAGAAACCTTTTGGGGATGGGGGAAAGCGTTTTTTCCATCGGCTGCCCCAACAACCTGCGGGGTACGTTGGCCTCCGGCACCGTCAACGGGCCGCCGCGGCGGGTGGCGGACCAGCCATACTGGCAGGTGAATATGGACATCCAGCCTGGAAGCAGCGGCAGCCCGGTGTTCGACGCCCACGGCCGATTGGTGGCCGTCGTGAAAGGCCGCTACCGGGGCACGTCGACCGTCGGTTTTCTGATACCGCTGGAAACCGTCTATGCTTTTTTACTGAACTCCAGAAATTGA
- a CDS encoding redoxin domain-containing protein: protein MQQRYITFRTTVLALVLFLSASIPIGAQPSPGQAGPDFTLKDAKGAAYVLSALKNHQMAVLYFFDAASRPSQEGLAYLDTLKKRFPDDNLAVWAVTMSPTDAVARYVKQAAPAFPVLLDPGEVSADYNAKAILPTICVLGPDRKILDVFQGGGKTTEILLVRLAERTLSQKNQQMAKAISDAVIAKNPENIEAKTVKGYVEMKSGNLEAAETIFQDVAASPGNGEVLGKEGLSALYAEKGEDEKAVALADQVTRKAPKRGFAHLVKADVLYRQNKKEAAAAEYKEAVAKPDASPNQKAVALNKYGRFYASIGKQEEARELYDQAVAVDPYFVEATSNKGMSYQREGKWDQALAAYRKASDVSTTDSVAALLARKAQEMVELQKDADRRKQIDTLVKDLAERYRKQKKNPPANPDEWTSRPLAFAFVDFQEKGGLSDRDGLSTILTTQLAENLNASGRVKVVDRVVLDRLLSELNLGSSDLAQPETALRLGRVMAARIMGTGTLFTMPADTLVNLRLVDTETSAIAKTITRQLGSESGWDKQLHRLNRDILAAIMAEYPLQGFVVQVSGDQVLINLGAAQGMVEGTKMDVIEEAEPIVYKGRKLKGLPKVVAQLEVTRVETDLCHARIVKKERKLKADDKVKENATEM from the coding sequence ATGCAGCAGCGCTATATCACTTTTCGGACAACCGTACTGGCCTTAGTCTTGTTCTTGTCTGCGTCCATACCGATCGGTGCCCAGCCGTCCCCCGGGCAGGCGGGTCCCGACTTTACGCTCAAGGATGCCAAGGGAGCCGCTTATGTGCTGTCTGCACTGAAAAATCACCAGATGGCGGTGCTCTATTTCTTCGATGCGGCGTCGCGACCCAGCCAGGAAGGGCTGGCCTACCTGGACACGCTTAAAAAGCGCTTTCCCGACGACAACCTGGCGGTGTGGGCCGTTACCATGAGCCCCACCGATGCGGTGGCCCGCTATGTCAAGCAGGCGGCCCCGGCCTTTCCGGTGCTGCTGGATCCCGGCGAGGTTAGCGCCGACTATAACGCCAAAGCCATTTTGCCCACCATTTGCGTCCTGGGACCGGACCGCAAGATTCTGGACGTGTTCCAGGGCGGCGGCAAAACCACGGAAATTCTGCTGGTCCGGCTGGCCGAGCGAACCTTGAGCCAGAAAAACCAGCAGATGGCCAAAGCCATCAGCGACGCGGTCATCGCCAAAAACCCGGAGAACATCGAGGCCAAAACAGTCAAAGGGTACGTGGAGATGAAGTCGGGCAACCTGGAAGCGGCCGAGACCATCTTTCAGGATGTCGCCGCCAGTCCCGGCAACGGAGAAGTGCTAGGCAAGGAGGGGCTCAGCGCCCTGTATGCCGAAAAGGGTGAGGACGAAAAGGCTGTGGCCCTGGCCGACCAGGTGACCCGCAAGGCCCCCAAACGGGGATTCGCCCACCTGGTGAAAGCCGATGTGCTCTACCGCCAGAACAAAAAAGAGGCCGCGGCGGCGGAATATAAAGAAGCCGTCGCAAAACCGGACGCTTCCCCTAACCAGAAGGCGGTGGCCCTGAACAAATACGGCCGGTTCTACGCCAGCATCGGCAAGCAGGAAGAGGCCCGCGAACTGTACGACCAGGCCGTGGCCGTCGACCCCTATTTCGTGGAGGCCACCTCCAACAAAGGCATGTCCTACCAGCGGGAGGGCAAGTGGGACCAGGCCCTGGCCGCCTACCGCAAGGCCTCGGATGTCAGCACCACGGACAGCGTCGCCGCCCTTCTGGCCCGCAAGGCCCAGGAAATGGTCGAACTCCAGAAGGACGCCGATCGGCGCAAACAGATCGATACCCTGGTCAAGGACCTGGCCGAGCGCTACCGCAAGCAGAAGAAAAACCCGCCGGCCAATCCGGATGAATGGACCTCGCGTCCCCTGGCCTTCGCCTTTGTCGATTTTCAGGAGAAGGGCGGGCTTTCCGACCGGGACGGCCTATCGACCATCCTTACCACCCAGCTGGCGGAAAATCTCAATGCCTCGGGAAGGGTGAAAGTGGTGGACCGGGTGGTGCTCGACCGGCTTTTATCGGAACTCAACCTGGGGTCCTCGGATCTGGCGCAGCCGGAAACTGCCCTGCGCCTGGGCAGGGTCATGGCGGCCCGGATCATGGGAACCGGCACCCTGTTCACCATGCCGGCCGATACGCTGGTGAACCTGCGGCTGGTCGATACCGAAACCTCGGCCATCGCCAAAACCATTACCCGTCAACTGGGCTCCGAATCCGGATGGGACAAGCAATTGCACCGTTTGAACCGCGACATTCTGGCGGCGATCATGGCCGAATACCCCTTGCAGGGCTTTGTGGTTCAGGTTTCCGGCGACCAGGTACTGATCAACCTGGGAGCGGCTCAGGGCATGGTCGAAGGCACCAAAATGGATGTAATCGAAGAGGCCGAGCCCATCGTTTACAAGGGCCGTAAGCTCAAAGGACTGCCCAAAGTTGTCGCCCAACTGGAAGTGACCCGTGTGGAAACCGACCTGTGCCATGCCCGCATCGTGAAAAAGGAACGAAAACTGAAAGCCGATGACAAAGTCAAGGAAAATGCAACGGAAATGTAA
- a CDS encoding CsgG/HfaB family protein, with translation MVGGLALCLILVMAGCAGQTAPAPSGPPAMAVWPLEDLSLPVSGRPEAAELMTAAVMEAVEEDSDYALVEREKLLAVLQELSLGSSELAAEATGLRIGRIVGARLMLFGAYQAVASQMRVDLRLVEVETGKVVRTAQKTSAAGDLPWMMQVAAEAARELLQHQ, from the coding sequence ATGGTTGGAGGCCTGGCTTTATGCCTGATCCTCGTCATGGCCGGTTGCGCCGGCCAGACGGCCCCGGCACCGTCCGGCCCGCCGGCAATGGCGGTCTGGCCCCTCGAGGATCTCAGCCTTCCCGTAAGCGGCCGGCCGGAGGCGGCGGAACTGATGACCGCCGCGGTCATGGAAGCCGTGGAGGAAGACAGCGACTACGCGCTGGTGGAACGGGAAAAACTGCTGGCCGTTTTACAGGAACTCAGCCTGGGATCCAGCGAATTGGCCGCCGAGGCCACCGGACTGCGCATCGGGCGGATCGTGGGGGCGCGGTTGATGCTCTTTGGCGCCTATCAGGCGGTGGCGTCCCAGATGCGCGTGGATTTGCGTCTGGTGGAAGTGGAAACGGGCAAGGTGGTCCGAACCGCTCAGAAAACGTCGGCCGCCGGGGATTTGCCCTGGATGATGCAAGTGGCCGCCGAAGCCGCACGGGAGCTATTGCAGCACCAGTGA
- a CDS encoding enoyl-CoA hydratase/isomerase family protein gives MRSEGVFLERRGALAVLVLRRPGRLNACNREMFIQLEAAAGELAEEPLPRAVIVTGEGSDAFCSGFDVNPDNPMVAQMAQALEKGDPRPIEDAIAAIRRAVDRLAALPAPIIAAINGKAFGGGAELAVRCDLRVMDPAAVICFSEVRLGLMPDWGGGATLTHLIGSAAAADLILTARKVGAHEALQLGLVNRVSAPGKAVEEAVQLAEAIMANGPRAVKSALKVIRAGRNLTLEATLDLERTTAVDLIASGECLHGIGAFLNGKEPDFPDLPVKPD, from the coding sequence ATGCGCTCGGAAGGCGTTTTTTTAGAAAGAAGAGGGGCCTTGGCCGTGCTGGTTCTCCGGCGGCCCGGGCGGCTGAACGCCTGTAACCGCGAGATGTTCATCCAGCTGGAAGCCGCCGCCGGCGAACTGGCCGAAGAACCCTTGCCCCGTGCCGTGATCGTCACCGGGGAGGGATCGGATGCCTTCTGTTCCGGGTTCGATGTCAACCCGGACAATCCCATGGTGGCACAGATGGCCCAGGCCCTGGAAAAAGGTGATCCACGGCCCATCGAAGACGCCATCGCTGCCATACGAAGGGCGGTGGACCGGCTGGCGGCCCTGCCGGCGCCCATCATTGCCGCCATTAACGGCAAGGCCTTTGGCGGCGGAGCGGAACTGGCCGTACGCTGCGACTTGCGGGTCATGGATCCCGCCGCCGTGATTTGCTTTTCCGAGGTTCGATTGGGATTGATGCCGGACTGGGGCGGTGGGGCCACGCTGACCCATCTGATCGGATCGGCTGCCGCGGCCGATCTCATCCTGACCGCTCGAAAGGTCGGCGCCCATGAAGCTTTGCAATTGGGGTTGGTGAATCGTGTCAGTGCACCCGGAAAGGCTGTCGAAGAGGCCGTTCAACTGGCGGAGGCGATCATGGCCAACGGGCCGCGGGCCGTGAAAAGCGCCCTGAAGGTGATTCGGGCCGGTCGCAATCTTACCCTGGAGGCGACCCTGGATCTCGAGCGAACGACGGCGGTGGATCTGATCGCCTCGGGCGAATGCCTGCACGGAATCGGGGCGTTTTTAAACGGAAAGGAGCCGGACTTTCCGGATTTGCCGGTAAAGCCGGATTGA
- a CDS encoding CsgG/HfaB family protein, translating into MRNRSVCALLAGCLCCLLVVSVARAGQVVTEKERNWARQALAREASLDGAQMRDNTLAVSYFSNESGQPAHDALRKGLAYMLITDLSKIKGLVVVERIKLQALVEELGLGASGLVEPGTAPRVGRLLGARFLVGGAISDGGASGQQTGATGGELDIPIRIGPNLLDVPKGGLQPLPEVQGLLSTLFQIEKQILFSIVQQLEISLSESEKAALRVPLSTNARALFSFFMGLNASDMQMYDQAGAYYEKAVQADPGLKPAADALKELRSLGLYGAPQNPPRALLRSVRKRTSLSNSLNQPNVLKRVRTPADVEQRQHNIDNFDNDLDGYTPAQGDCDDSNPNVFPGQEENCYDGIDNDCDGLIDWADEEECG; encoded by the coding sequence ATGAGAAACCGAAGCGTGTGTGCATTGCTGGCCGGTTGTTTATGCTGTCTGCTGGTGGTGTCGGTGGCCCGGGCCGGTCAGGTGGTCACCGAAAAGGAGCGGAACTGGGCCCGGCAGGCACTGGCCCGGGAAGCGTCCCTGGATGGCGCCCAGATGCGCGACAACACGCTCGCGGTGTCCTATTTTTCCAATGAATCGGGGCAGCCTGCCCACGATGCGCTGCGAAAAGGGCTGGCCTACATGCTCATCACCGACCTGTCCAAAATCAAAGGCCTGGTTGTGGTAGAACGGATCAAGCTGCAGGCCCTGGTTGAAGAACTCGGCCTCGGTGCTTCCGGTCTGGTCGAGCCGGGAACGGCCCCCCGTGTGGGCCGTCTGCTGGGTGCCCGCTTTTTGGTGGGCGGGGCGATATCCGACGGCGGTGCCTCGGGGCAGCAGACCGGAGCGACCGGTGGGGAATTGGATATTCCGATCCGGATCGGTCCCAACCTGTTGGACGTCCCCAAGGGAGGTCTCCAGCCGCTGCCCGAAGTGCAAGGTCTGCTCAGCACCCTGTTTCAGATCGAAAAACAAATTCTTTTCTCCATCGTCCAGCAGCTTGAAATTTCCCTGAGCGAGAGTGAAAAAGCGGCCCTGCGCGTGCCCCTGTCCACCAACGCCCGGGCACTGTTTTCCTTCTTCATGGGGCTCAATGCCAGCGACATGCAGATGTACGATCAGGCCGGTGCCTACTACGAAAAAGCGGTCCAGGCCGATCCCGGCCTGAAACCGGCGGCCGATGCCCTGAAGGAGCTTCGCAGCTTGGGCCTGTATGGCGCGCCCCAAAATCCGCCCCGCGCGCTGCTTCGATCCGTGCGCAAGCGGACGTCGCTGAGCAACAGCCTGAACCAGCCCAATGTGCTCAAGCGCGTGCGTACGCCTGCGGATGTGGAACAGCGCCAACACAACATTGATAATTTCGATAATGACCTGGATGGGTACACGCCTGCCCAAGGTGATTGCGATGATTCCAACCCGAACGTATTTCCGGGGCAGGAGGAAAACTGTTATGATGGCATTGATAATGACTGTGACGGGTTGATCGATTGGGCAGATGAGGAGGAATGCGGCTAA
- a CDS encoding outer membrane beta-barrel protein, giving the protein MNQLKVFTICCLIIFLASPAVLAADQGGYVSGHLGACMLNDATLSEPGFPYTINTEYDMGLGIGGAIGYDFGIWRVEGEVAYRINDVDSFTALGVGLQGSGDIDTLSTMVNAYFDFENQTAITPFIGAGMGFAQVSANDWTVAGIRIGSEDDSVFAYQFFIGLGVSVTERLMLDLVYNYFATSDPEFGITEAEYDSHNISFGARFNF; this is encoded by the coding sequence ATGAACCAACTGAAGGTGTTTACGATCTGTTGTCTGATCATCTTTTTGGCATCCCCCGCAGTGCTGGCAGCCGATCAAGGAGGATACGTCTCTGGCCACCTGGGTGCGTGTATGCTAAACGATGCCACCCTTTCGGAGCCGGGTTTCCCCTATACGATCAACACTGAGTATGACATGGGACTCGGAATTGGAGGGGCGATAGGATACGATTTCGGCATTTGGCGGGTTGAAGGGGAAGTAGCGTACCGGATAAACGATGTCGACTCCTTTACCGCCCTTGGCGTCGGTCTTCAGGGGAGCGGTGATATCGACACGTTAAGCACCATGGTCAACGCTTATTTTGACTTTGAAAACCAAACCGCAATCACCCCATTCATCGGAGCAGGGATGGGTTTTGCACAAGTATCTGCCAACGATTGGACTGTTGCAGGCATAAGGATAGGCAGCGAAGATGATAGCGTGTTCGCCTATCAATTTTTTATTGGACTGGGCGTTTCAGTAACGGAACGGTTGATGTTGGACTTGGTCTATAATTATTTTGCCACTTCAGATCCCGAATTTGGCATCACTGAAGCCGAATATGACAGTCACAACATATCCTTTGGCGCTCGGTTCAATTTCTAA
- the hutH gene encoding histidine ammonia-lyase has product MNELLLDKEKLTIQDLVQVARFGRKVAVSEVGASRVARTSALIERWVREKRVIYGITTGFGALCNVTISEKDTRRLQENILMSHAAGVGNPLPEPVVRAIMALRIHDLCLGYSGCRMETVRYLLEFLNHGITPVVPEKGSVGASGDLAPTAHLGLVLIGKGEAFYNIDRISGAAALEKIGLAPLALAAGEGLALINGTQVMTAIGALVVHDAVRLSKMADIACAMTLEVLMGSNSEFDPRIHQVRPHPGQLVTADNMLRLTADSEIVSSHEGCARVQDAYTLRCAPQIHGASKDAVAHARRVIDIEINSTTTNPLIFPDTEEVRLGGNFHGQPVAMAADYLSMGLAELGSVSERRIERLVNPQLSELPAFLTRQGGINSGYMIGQYAAAALVSENKVLAHPACVDSIPTSANKEDHVSMGTIGIRQSREILTNVENVIAIELLCAAQAYDLLTENKRLKAGKGTREAYRVIRSHVPFMSRDRELYKDMDAAVALLRSGEILKAVEAAVGRIRVAV; this is encoded by the coding sequence ATGAACGAACTGCTGCTGGATAAAGAGAAGCTGACCATCCAAGACCTGGTGCAGGTTGCCCGGTTTGGCCGGAAAGTGGCGGTTTCCGAGGTTGGAGCTTCGCGCGTGGCTCGCACCAGCGCGCTGATCGAACGCTGGGTCCGGGAAAAAAGGGTGATCTACGGCATCACCACCGGATTCGGGGCCCTGTGCAACGTAACCATTTCCGAGAAAGACACCCGGCGGCTGCAGGAGAACATCCTCATGAGCCATGCGGCCGGGGTTGGCAATCCGTTGCCCGAACCCGTGGTCCGGGCCATCATGGCCCTGCGGATCCACGATCTGTGCCTGGGGTATTCCGGCTGCCGCATGGAGACCGTTCGCTACCTGCTGGAATTTCTCAACCATGGCATTACGCCGGTGGTTCCCGAAAAGGGGTCGGTGGGGGCCAGCGGCGACCTGGCGCCCACGGCCCATTTGGGGCTGGTGCTCATCGGCAAGGGCGAGGCTTTTTACAATATTGATCGAATTTCGGGTGCGGCGGCCCTGGAAAAAATCGGATTGGCGCCCCTGGCCCTGGCCGCTGGCGAAGGACTGGCCCTGATCAACGGCACCCAGGTGATGACCGCCATCGGGGCCCTGGTGGTTCACGATGCGGTGCGCCTATCCAAGATGGCCGACATCGCCTGCGCCATGACCCTGGAAGTGCTCATGGGGTCCAACAGCGAGTTCGACCCGCGCATCCACCAGGTGCGTCCGCATCCCGGCCAGCTGGTGACCGCGGACAACATGCTGCGCCTCACCGCAGATAGCGAAATCGTCTCCTCCCACGAAGGGTGCGCCCGGGTCCAGGATGCCTACACCCTGCGCTGCGCCCCCCAGATCCACGGCGCCAGTAAGGATGCCGTGGCCCATGCGCGCCGGGTCATCGATATCGAAATCAATTCCACCACCACCAATCCGCTGATTTTCCCCGACACGGAAGAGGTGCGCCTGGGCGGCAATTTCCACGGCCAGCCGGTGGCCATGGCCGCCGACTACCTTTCCATGGGGCTGGCGGAACTGGGCAGCGTCTCCGAGCGGCGCATCGAGCGCCTGGTCAATCCCCAACTCAGCGAATTGCCTGCTTTTCTGACCCGGCAGGGCGGCATCAACTCCGGCTACATGATCGGCCAATACGCCGCCGCGGCTCTGGTGTCCGAGAACAAAGTCCTGGCCCACCCGGCCTGCGTCGATTCCATTCCCACATCGGCCAACAAGGAAGACCATGTGAGCATGGGGACCATCGGTATCCGCCAGAGCCGTGAAATCCTCACCAACGTGGAAAACGTCATTGCCATCGAACTGCTCTGCGCAGCCCAGGCTTATGACCTGCTCACCGAGAACAAGCGGCTGAAGGCCGGCAAGGGTACCCGCGAAGCCTACCGGGTGATCCGCAGCCATGTACCCTTCATGAGCCGGGACCGCGAACTGTACAAGGACATGGACGCTGCGGTGGCCCTGCTGCGCTCCGGTGAGATATTAAAGGCGGTGGAGGCGGCCGTGGGGCGGATCCGGGTGGCGGTCTGA
- a CDS encoding urocanate hydratase: MPTQTDTSSAMKIYLDGPLPPMPAFQPGIRRAPDRGFRLTRNQTVVALKNALRYIPEAHHAELIPEFLHELETRGRIYGYRFRPKGAIRALPIDQYEGNCLAGRALQLMIDNNLDFEVALYPYELVTYGETGSVCQNWMQYRLIKKYLQVLTDDQTLVMQSGHPLGLFRSAPDAPRAIITNGLMVGLFDNPEDWEVAAQMGVSSYGQMTAGGWMYIGPQGIVHGTYNTLLGAGRKMCGVPAEGNLAGLLFVSSGLGGMSGAQPKAAEIAGAVSIIAEVDKSRIDTRHDQGWVDMVSSDLDEIAAAANKARDEKRTLSIAYHGNVVDLLQYLADKQVPVDLLSDQTSCHVAYDGGYCPQGVSFEERTRLLAEDRRTFRKLVDSSLKRHIGLVRTLTERGTYFFDYGNAFLKAVFDAGVTDVARNGRDVKDGFVFPSYFEDIMGPIFDYGYGPFRWVCLSGDPEDLEKTDRTAMACIDPDRRPADRDNHVWIRDAGKNRLVVGSQARILYQDAAGRMRIALAFNAMVRRKEIGPVMLGRDHHDPGGTDSPFRETANINDGSNVTADMATHCFAGNAARGMSLVALHNGGGTGIGKAINGGFGLVLDGSQRVDGIIRSAMNWDVMGGVARRNWARNPNAMAVAAAYNQENDNGDQITLPFIADDEAVAAAVDGVFSGKEK; encoded by the coding sequence ATGCCTACCCAAACCGATACTTCCAGCGCCATGAAAATTTATCTGGACGGTCCTCTGCCGCCCATGCCCGCCTTTCAACCTGGTATCCGGCGAGCACCGGACCGGGGCTTCCGGCTCACCCGCAATCAGACCGTCGTGGCCCTGAAAAACGCTCTGCGCTACATCCCCGAAGCGCATCATGCCGAGCTGATTCCGGAGTTTCTCCACGAGCTGGAAACCCGGGGCCGCATCTATGGGTATCGCTTTCGTCCAAAAGGCGCCATCCGGGCACTGCCCATCGACCAATACGAGGGCAATTGCCTGGCCGGCAGGGCCCTGCAACTGATGATCGACAACAACCTGGATTTCGAGGTGGCCCTTTACCCCTACGAACTGGTCACCTACGGCGAGACCGGCAGCGTCTGCCAGAACTGGATGCAGTACCGGCTGATCAAGAAATACCTGCAGGTGCTGACCGACGACCAGACCCTGGTGATGCAGTCGGGCCACCCGTTGGGCCTGTTTCGTTCCGCACCGGACGCGCCACGGGCCATCATCACCAACGGCCTCATGGTGGGGCTTTTCGACAACCCGGAAGACTGGGAGGTCGCCGCCCAGATGGGGGTCTCCTCCTACGGCCAGATGACCGCCGGCGGCTGGATGTACATCGGCCCCCAGGGCATCGTCCATGGCACCTACAATACGCTGCTGGGGGCCGGCCGCAAGATGTGCGGGGTGCCGGCCGAGGGCAACCTGGCCGGGCTGCTTTTCGTCTCCTCGGGGCTGGGGGGCATGAGCGGTGCCCAACCTAAGGCGGCCGAGATCGCCGGGGCCGTTTCCATCATCGCCGAGGTCGACAAATCGCGCATCGACACCCGCCACGACCAGGGATGGGTCGATATGGTTTCCAGCGACCTGGACGAGATCGCGGCGGCGGCAAACAAGGCCAGAGATGAAAAACGGACCCTGTCCATCGCCTACCACGGCAATGTGGTCGACCTGCTGCAATACCTGGCCGACAAACAGGTTCCCGTGGATCTGCTGTCCGACCAGACGTCCTGCCACGTGGCCTACGACGGCGGCTACTGCCCCCAGGGGGTCTCGTTCGAAGAGCGCACCCGGCTGCTGGCCGAGGATCGCCGCACCTTCCGGAAGCTGGTGGATAGCAGCCTCAAAAGGCACATCGGCCTGGTTCGTACTCTTACGGAGCGGGGGACCTATTTCTTCGATTACGGCAATGCCTTTCTCAAGGCCGTTTTCGATGCCGGGGTCACCGACGTGGCCAGAAACGGCCGGGACGTCAAGGACGGCTTTGTCTTCCCCTCCTATTTCGAAGACATCATGGGGCCCATTTTCGACTATGGCTACGGCCCGTTCCGATGGGTGTGCCTCAGCGGCGATCCCGAGGATCTGGAAAAAACCGACCGGACCGCCATGGCCTGCATCGATCCCGACCGGCGCCCCGCGGACCGCGACAACCATGTCTGGATTCGCGATGCTGGCAAAAACCGTCTGGTGGTCGGCAGCCAGGCCAGAATTCTCTACCAGGACGCCGCGGGCCGCATGCGCATCGCCCTGGCCTTCAATGCCATGGTGAGAAGAAAGGAGATCGGCCCCGTCATGCTGGGCCGGGACCACCACGACCCCGGCGGTACGGATTCGCCTTTCCGGGAGACGGCCAACATCAACGACGGCAGCAACGTCACCGCGGACATGGCCACGCACTGTTTCGCGGGCAATGCCGCCCGGGGAATGTCCCTGGTGGCGCTGCACAACGGCGGCGGCACCGGCATCGGCAAGGCGATCAACGGCGGCTTCGGCCTGGTTCTGGACGGCAGCCAACGGGTGGACGGGATCATCCGCAGCGCCATGAACTGGGATGTCATGGGCGGGGTGGCCCGGCGCAACTGGGCCCGAAACCCCAACGCCATGGCGGTGGCCGCCGCCTACAACCAGGAAAACGACAACGGGGATCAGATCACGCTGCCTTTTATCGCCGACGACGAGGCGGTCGCGGCGGCGGTGGACGGGGTATTTTCAGGGAAGGAAAAATAG